TCGGCGAGAAGGAGATGATGGAATCTCCCTGGTTTCAGTCGGGTGTCGCGGTCCGGGTAGATTTGGATGCTCTCGTCAGACGAGAAGATCTTGCTTGACGCCTTCCTTTTAATCTCGAGGTGAAAATCTCCAGGCCTGCTCCTTGAATCAAAAGGAGATTTTGGATTCAGTTACTAAATCCGGAAGGCGACGTGCGGAAACAGACGAAAAAACTTTCAGTCGGCGCAGAACCCGCGGCGGTTCATCTTCGGGATTTGGGCATCGTGGTGAAAGTTTGATGACTTGCTTGCTTTATTTGGTATCGTTCTCGTCGTTGGGCCGACGTGGACAGGCTCGACGCTCGAGCGTCTGCGTGAAAGTTTGAATCGGGAAGGGGAATGTGGAGGGAATCCGGTAGCCAGCGATCAGAACGAGGAGAACCTGGACGCTGAATCGAGTAGGCAGATTCAGAAAGACGTTTATTTCTCTCGTCAGACCGAAGTGCTTACTTGATTGCCCTGCTGAAATCACCAGCAGGAAGGGGGCATGCGGAAACCACCTGCTGATCGGCGTAGAATCCGCGGCGGCTGATCCTTGGGATTTGGAAAGCATTCACACTCGAGGTCGGGCAGACAATCTCAGAACTCAGAATGCATCCGGCCGGTCACCAGACAATCTCAGAAGATTGATGCGGTTGCTTGTTTCCGGCACGCGCCATCAGTGAAAGTTTGAATCGAAAAGGGATTAAGCAAGAGCAAATCCGATCGCCACATTGGTTCCGGCTCGTGGCCGAGAATCCGGAAGGAGAATGGAACCTGCAGAATTTTTTATCCCCGTGAAAAGTTGATGATCGATCACGAGTCTCCTCTTTTAACCCGCTTTCGCCACGCGCCATCTAGTGCGACTGAGAATTACTGATAGGAACGGGGATAACGCATATGCTCGCGTCGCATCAACGTGCTCCTTCGCAAAATGTGGGCTCTAATTACTTTAGTTTAGGATCGATTCCATTCCCTTGATTATTTCTTTGGGAACAaattgctctctctctccctcctctctctgctgatATGATAGGCCGTGATGAATCTGGACCGGGTCAGAACCGCCagtttctcttgcaaaagaaaaCTACTCTTATTACGTTGGGGTCTGTTGACCCCTCCGGCCGCGTTTTTTTTATTAGGTGTTTCAAGTGTAGAATTCGGTTCGTGTTCACGGCTCCTGCATCTGGGCGGCTGCCGGCCGGGCTGACCCTCTCCCATCCGGCTCTGGTTCTGGTCCATCCGGCTCAGCCGAACCGCCGGTTGCTTTACCTTTTCCCTTCTCCTTTTCGAGGATATACTTACTAATTATTAACCACTCCCACAGATAAGACACATGACACATGCGTTGATGCATAGTACTAAACTACTAATCCTTCCTAGCTGCCAAGAAACCGGCCGGGTGCATGCCGTGGCCTCTGGGTTGGGCCGGACCAAGACCcgaccgcccggccggccggttaGAGGCCTGTTTCCTTCCCCttgctaatgggttggaacccgcaCCATATCCAACCCCACCCTAATATTTAGTTACCCAACtccacccaacccaattagttactttctcaactctaaccaacccgtCCCATTACAAGCGGGTAATCTATAAAAAACCATGGATTCTACTATGTAGAGAAATTTAGTGGTTCCATACTTGATGTGGGGGccacatatatgtctagccacactactttgcacagagtatctgACAGTCATATTAACtcattccaaaaatttcagtcaatttcgataaaattttatagtgtcaatgcgagattttaattccagggtccggctcttgatgtagAGCCCacatgtagttctagccacgttgttttgcacagagtagctgtcagtcgtactgagtcatcttcaacaaatttcagtcaattttgataaaattttatagtgtgaacgcgaggttttaattctagagtctggctcttcatgtggggcccacaggtagttctagccacattgatttgcacaaagtagctgccagtcgtactgagtcatctccaacaatttcagtcaatttcgataaaattttctagTGTGAAcacgaggttttatttctagggtccggctcttgatgtgggccCACATGTATTTTTGGTCACACTGCTTTGTACAGAGTAGTTGCCAGTCATACTAAGTcatcttcaacaaatttcagtcaatttcgataaaattttctgatataaacacaTGGTTTTAATTTCTgagtccagctctcacgtgggaccaacatttatatatagttatactattttgtaaaaagtatATATTTCAACTCACCCCAACCCgtatttatatagaacccgccccgatccaccccattaactaatatAATTCATTTTAACCCATCCAAATACACCTCGTTTCAAATCCACCCCATAaaatccatttcaacccaagGCATTAACAGACCTACCCCTGTCAACGGAACGAAACACGGGTCAAGGATTGGAGTTGGACGACACGAGCGTGCGTGATATCCCAATCGCCACACACGTTGACCCCTGATCCGCCCCCTCGGCCCTAGCTATATATACCCATCCCCGCCCTTGAAATTGAAATCATATCGGTGGCAGGCACACATCCTGCTgccgcgagcgcgcgcgccaGGCGATCGGCATCATTCCTCTCGCCGACCGGCGGTCAGGTCGCCATCCACCGCCCGCGACACAGTCCGGTGGATCGACCGTGCTCGTCcctctccggcggccggcggggcaggCATGAACTGCTGGAAGCGGAAGATCAGCTACGGCGCCTccggcagaggcggcggcagggaggagATGCGGGAGCGGCTGatccagcaccagcagcaggagggaggaggcgggtGCGTGCCGCGGGGGtgcgtggcggtggtggtgggcggggaggaggagccggaggagcgggtggtggtggaggtgcgcGCGCTGGCGCAGCCGTGCGTGCGGGCGCTGCTGGAGATGGCGGAGCGGGAGTTCGGGTACGCCCAGAAGGGCGTCCTGCggatcccctgcgccgccgccgagttccgccgcgccgtcgccgccgacagCCACCGGCGGCGGTAGAGGGGACGTACTGGGGAGACAGACCCCGGTGATGAGTGGGTCGTGTGAACGCGCGCGGCATGTGTGCGTGGTGCATGTATATATGTGGCGCGTGCCGTCGACCTGTGCAGTAGTGATCAACTTGATCGATCGATCAGCAAACCTCACTTACACAGAGACATCGAGAGTAGGCCTAGGCCAGGATGCAAGCTAGCATGAGTAGTATTTTAGGCGATGATGATGAAATTCCAAGTGTTCATATTGGCAACAGTTCGTTTTATTTCTCAATGATGTTTTAGCGGCCTTTTCCACTGTTTTAGGATGAGAGCTTGCAGCAAGCCAGCAAGTGTGTTCAAATCAAACTGGGAACGTACAGTTTGCTTGTCGTCGTCAACCAAAAGCCGCTGATCCATTCACTCCGATCCTCACGTGCGTGAGTTCGGATGGACCGTTCGAAACGCTTCTGGTTCCGTGCGGATTGCCTCGCTAATAAATTCCGCCTCGTTGCCGTCCCTGCCTCTGCGCCGGTCGACGAGATTCGCCGGCCGTTCCCCGTTCCCCAGGGTGGTTTCTCCGCACGCAACAACAGACTAGCTagaccgccgccgcggacgccacAGCTCGCCGGCCGGGGTTCCAGCGCACGGCGGCCGGCCTCGGAGGCTGACGCGTGAgttggccgccgcgcgccgcgacgCCGGCGTCCACGCGCAtgctctcgctcgctcgctcgctcggcgGGGCCGGTGGTTGACGACGAAAGCTAGCGCCGGCAGTGTGAGCGCGGACCTTTCGCGGGATTGGGACTGATATGATCGGCACACTCACGCACGCACGCCCTATGCTTATCTGATCCGAGTGTAAGAGAAAGTGATTGACATACTCGTCCTCGtttccaaaaacaaaaaataaaagaaagagaaagtGAAAGTGAAAGTGAAAGAAGTAGCAGTTCGCGTTAGTCAACGCATGCATGGCCATCGCTGACGGCATGGCGGACTAACTGCTGATTCAAGCTTCAGCGTGGCCACCCTaaacaagtaaatattttttttttgaacgtcaccgggaggggagagaATCCCCCACCTGAATTTTCATTTCATCCGGCTCTGAAGTGGCCCATCAGAATGTTTCAATACATTTTACAACGAGTAAACATCTAAACAAGAACATCCGAGGATCCCAGGATCAACAGGGCGGGCGTATTTTTTAGTGGTAATCGCTAGTAGCGGCTGACTGCACACCTGGCGATCGAAATCGAAGCACCAGGAGTGCGTGGTCTAGGGCATGGATGCATGATGCTAGCATGAGGTGTTTGACCAGAAACccagccggccggcggccaggggaggagccgaggaggccgccgcgcgTGCGGCGACGACACGACGGCTACTCCCCCGGTCGCGCCGTGGCGAGGCAACCATTAAAATTCAGACTTGGCGTcagtaataaataaattaaatcaATAATCattggcgccgccgctcccggccCGCTCCGACGAATGACTGGCACCAGCGTTTACGAGACGCGCGCGATGATTGGTTGGACCTGCCCGGTCTCGGTCGCGCCCCGGGGATTGACCAGACAGCCCGGGCGTTCTGGCTTGTTCACACGCTTGCATGCCATAGTAGCGGTAGTAGTGGAGCTTGGCCTGCATCATTGTCGACCCGAGATGCTGGCAAGTCAAGGAGAATGAGGTCACTTGAGAACGTtactttttttcccttttttataTAAGAATGTGTTGACTTGACGAGCTGACTCGAGCTTGGTTTGCCAGCAGGATGAGTGGTGGTGCAATACCTGAAACGTCCCATCAAAATGTCTACCCACAGTCAGATTTCATATGGGACAAATGCATCGATAGttatttgttttcctttttccagCGAAACTCGAGAGCCTGATCTGAACGGGTCGTTTTCAGTTGGGGGAGACAGTACCAGTCATGCTACGATGATTAGATAAAGCAGAGCCGTTTTAGACAGGCGCTGCCAGCAGCTTCAACATCAAGATGGTTTTCTAcagacttcaaaaaaaaaaaaaaaccccgagTTACACGACACCCTCTTTGCCAAGACTAAGTGTATCATGTGTTGTGATCATGAGAAAGAAAGTTATTTCAGTACTCGGCATTCAAATCACGTCATCACGAGCAAACCAGGAGCAAGTCAATAACATCACTTCAGGAAAGCGAATTTTCAGTGGCAGCCACCGCCCACCAGCAGTGGGCTTCCCAGGGAAAatgtttcaaaatttttttgctGATTCAGCGTAGACCAATCTTTGCAAGTTAACCACTTGTTTTGGAGATCGATAATACTGGGACAAATGCAACTGTGCACTGTCTTCTTCTCTTAAGCACAAAGCGCAGTTTCAAATGCAATTGTGCAAAATAGATTCATATCATTTGGTAAAATCTACTCGGTCATCTCATTAAAACCTAGATATATAAGAAGGTAGCCTCTctttaaaaaaattgaagctGGTGTAATACAAATCAGCCGATAAAGATGTAACCGGATAAATCCAGCACATGGTGGAACTAGAAAAACGTCCACATCCATCACTCATCAGCAGTGGGCACTTATAGTCATGGCACCATCTGTCAAAACAAGCACTGCAATTGTAAAAAGAAAATATTGTAATTAAGAGATAGGTGTTTAGGAAATGTTAGCAGTTTAAGACTCTGAACCTTGGGTGTCTCTGGTCGGACAAAATCATTAATGAGAAATAATATATTACTGCTAACGTCATCATCTAGAAGGCCCTTCAATCTTCTGCCTCAACTGTTCGTAGTTCTGAAGCTCCTCCAGTGATAGTGATGGTGATATATCTCCTAATACCTGTGTAGTAACAACaacgtttttttttatttccaaaTATGCAACCACAAATATTACCATGCTTACTCAAAATGGTTCAGAGTTTTACCGTCATAAAATCATCAATCTCAACAATGACCTCTTCTGCGCTGGCATCGTTATTTCTTGAAGGATCAATTTCAAATGTTTTAACCTGAAAATACCACGTGTAAGTTCAACAGAGCAAAGATAAGAAAAAACCAATGTACAAAGCAAGAGAGCAGAAACACTCacggatctctttgctgcatgaAACCATGCATCCGCACACAGTGCATAAATATCGGCACCGGTAAAGTTTGGAGGACAACGCTGAGCAACTGACAAGAGAGAAACATTACTGTGGAGCTTATATTTGCGCGTCTGTGCTTTAAGGATCCTGTATATGCCAATTAAACTGAGATCACAGTTCCACGAATCTGAAATAGACAAATTGAAAACTACAGGTAACAACTAACAACCTTTCCCTGTATGATGCATCAGTTATTACACCAACATAGAGAAGCTTATCAAACCGTCCAGGGCGAAGAAGAGCAGAATCAAGAAGGTCGGGCCTATTGGTAGCCCCAATAATGAAAAGGTCCTACAAACAATTTAAGAAAAAATCCTTTGATGTCAAGTATCCTTCATGGAAGGTAAAAGCAAGTATAGCATGGTGGAGTAAACAACCTGGCTGTTATCGCTCAACCCATCTATCTCCACAAGTAACTATCAAACACGAAAAAAAGAGAAGTGAGACAGGACGGCATTTTCAACAGAAAATTATGAGGAACGGTGTCACCAACTCAGGACAGAAGACAATTATACCTGGGAAACAACTCTGTCCATAACACCACCAGAATCTGCCGAGGATCCTCGTGCTGGAGCTAGGGAATCAAGCTCATCAAAGAAAATGACACATGGGCGTGCAGATCTAGCCTGGGATTAACAATTAAAAATTggaaaaaataaaatctatgTATTTTTACGATAATTATATGGCTGTGTAATTTTTCATACCTTCTCAAAAATGTCCCTAACATTCTTCTCTGATTCTCCAACATACATGTTTATCAGTTCTGGACCTTTCACGCTAAGAAAGTTCAACGAGCATTCAGTAGCTACTGCTTTCGCCAATAAGGTCTAAAAGTTCAAGTAAGAATCATTTTAGCGACCCCATATCATAGTGCCTTTGGATACGCTTATCTATTCGTAggtaaaatttaaaaaaaaatcagctcaTTTTTAAGGACGAAACCCATTAGACCTACCTTCCCTGTTCCTGGAGGTCCATAAAGCAGGACACCTGACCGCTTCCGCAATTTAGAAGAAAAAAGGTGTTTGTACATCAGTGGCAACTGAAATATCAAGTAAAAAAAGGTCAATATCCCCCAAAACTGACAAACCTAGTAGTGCTTAAACTACTGTAGACAAATCTCATTTTCATATATAAGAGCGAGTAATATTGATGTTGTTGATATTTACGCCTTAATCAAAGTCAATTTACCTGAATAGTATCTAGAATTTTTCATATATAATAGCGAGTAATATTGATGTTGTTGATATTTACACCTTAATCAAAGTCAATTTACCTGAATAGTATCTAGAATAACCTTTTTCACTTCCTCTAGCCCACCAACATCCTCCCATTTGACATTGGGAACCTAAAAACCAAACAAGGTGATCAGAGGAATCAAGGTAAAATCGGTATATACAATTCATGGGCTATCGACTGCTGGTCCTGAAAGTTAGAATTAAAATGTTTACTTTGGGTGTGCCCAGTGCAGCACGATTCCTTTTCTTAGCTCGTTCCAAGGAACACAGAATATCTTCTTTGCAGAAATGTATTTCCTCATTTTGAGTGGCAGAAGAGCTTTCTGGAAGGATCTCCTCATGATCACTGATTCCTTTGCTATCTTTCTCTGCTGCAATTTTATGTGCAAAAGACACACCAGAATCTGCAACCAGTGCAAGTATGTCCCTCGACATGAATCCTGACGTTTGTGCTGCTAAGTCTTTTACGAACTTGTCATCAATACTCTGAAAAGGGAAAATGCATAAGCAGGAGATGCATCGCAAGTGGAGGGAAAAAGGTTTTGGGCTGAAAAATGACTAAAAGGTACCTCATCTGCAACTGTTGCAATGCCTTGAAGTGTCTCAGATATCAGTTTCTTTCTCTGCTCTTCATTCATAGTCTTCATGTCAATCTCATGGCGGAAACATCGCCTAATTGATTGTTGCATTCCTTCAGAACTGTCTGCAGTTGCAACTAGTATAATCTGAAGAGAGCTTACATATTCAGGCTCCACAGGGTACTGCAAGAGACAACCCAATAATAAGGAATTTGATGTATAGACGGCCTTATATCATTATATCTTGTTACTAATAAGAGGAATCAAGACTTACTGAGCTCCCATTTACATCTCTTCCTGGCATCGAGTCCGTAGCAACCCAACTTTGTCCAGTGTACTGCTTGATAACAGATTCAATGTTTGACGCAATCCCAGATTGCTCAGATTCTGGGTCCTCATTGGAGGATGCATTCCCAATTGCATCAAAGTGTCGAAGAAGCATTATACAAGGGGAATACCTTCACAAAGAAagttattaaataaaataaatgtcAAAGAGATAAATAAACCACATGAAAGTCAATAAATGTAATGTATTCCacataagaaataaaaaaataaagagtaTGGTATTTTCATAAGTTTCAATAACAGAATAAGAAGGGGAAAGACAGAAAAAAGTAGGTACTTCTGAGATTCTTTGAAGGCAGCTGTAAGTGCAGCAGGTGCACCACTTTCTGACGAAGTCATGAGATCATGACAGCTACACTCAACCACGTGCAGACCAAGATGGCTAGCAACATGCCTCACCACTGTGCGCTTTCCGCATCCTGTTAACCAACCATTTTTGGGGACACAGGTTCAATTGGAAATTGATTAGTAATCTTTAGAgataaatttaatcaaattatCACTGAAGTGCACTAACCTGAAGGGCCGTATATAAAAGTGGAAAACTTGATTTTAGGTAATATATCTGAAGGGCATAATGCTGGGGCAATGATAGAGGCTAAATGCTCCACTATTTCACCATGCAAAGGAAGTGGGTCACCAGAAGCAGCAAAGAAGGAGTAAGGGGGGATTGCAGCAGAAGCAGCTCCCCCAAGCACAAGGGCTGTCTCATTGCAATTAACACGAAGAATAGGTTCATCTGATGGTTCCATGCTTGTCACCTAGCAAATTAAAATAGTAACAAATCAAAACTCTTATACAATTATGAGTAATGCAGCTAAGTGTAAGCTAAGAGTTCATTATCATCTGTCGTATTTATGGATTATAGTGTATTTGAAGTATGAAAAATAGGTAATTTACCTTAAAGTAGATCATATTACGAGGACGCAAATTATCATCCTGCCTATTGCATGCTAGACAGGAGCTCATGCCACAATTCCAATTGTTCCGTATGCAAAAGACATCCCCTCTTGCTAGGAACCTATCAAACTTAAAGTACTCGTTCAAAGCTTGATCCACCATGTCTTGGTAGTCACTTTCTCCAAAGGATGAATTTATCTTTAAAGAAGCAAGCACACCACATTCAGGAATCCTCACAACAGAAATCCGTAAATGTGAAGCATATTTAGGAACTTGAGCGCATGGAAGAAGGTCTAAGTGAAGGGAAAGATCACTCCCAGCATTGGAAGCAGAATGAAGCTCTTCAGATCGAGAACAAAACTTGAAAGGCTCCTGTCCTTTTTGGATAAGAAGCTTCAGACAAGAAACATGCAATCCCAAGTTGAATGCCAAAAGTGGGCTGACATAAGCGATATCTTCATCCACAGATGCAAAACCAGTAGCAGGAAACGAACGAAAAGGTAAGATACCCATAGCACGACCATGAGGAGAGGCAGATGCCGCATGATCAGTCTGTTCTGTCCCAGACTCGTCAAGAGATGGGTGATCAAGTAATATTGCTTTAACAATTCTCCCGACATTATTGTCAGCATTCTTGACAAGCACCTGCACATCAATAGCTGCATATTATTTCACTAATATCAACAGTTGATAATCCTACACAGAACTAATTCACCATCTACCATATATTATATCAGAGATCAACTTgctaaaccattagtcaaaatATAAGCATATGGGATATGACTGCAACGGTTAATTTTTGCAACTGCAATGCTCCAAACCTAATCAACAGAAGAGAATCCTACGCAGTATTACTAGTTAAGCTCAAAAAATTGCACAGAGATTATATCAGAGATTAACTTGCAAAGTCACTGTTGAATATACAAATTCATGGCCACAATGCTTAATCGTAGCAGCTGCGATGCTCTAAGCTTATTGCCCATGGCACCCATTCCAAATCTGGATACAGAAATCACCAATTCCCATGTATTTCATCACCAAAAGTGATGATGACAGGACAGCCTTTAATttgatgagaaaaaaaattccaaatGAGATCCGATTCGCTCCTTAAAGCACCAAGCAGAGTTTCCTACATAGTACTCCTACCAATTTCCCATTAAAGCTCAAATGGTTGCACAGAGGTTGTATCAGTTAAATTGGAAACATAAATGCACGCTCAGAATGGTCAGTTTTTCCAGTATCCGTGATCTAGAAGTCATGTTCATTATACAGTAGTTATCAATTATTGGAGCCCATTCTGACTATCTAGCAGTCAAATTCATCCTTCTAGTTCTATGAGCAACCCAATTCCACGAGACCCGAATTTCCTCCTGAAAGCAGCAAGTGTAGCTTCCTCAACGAAGCCCCTAACGGATCGAATTTTGCCGCACGGACTACGCAATTCGCAACAAACAATTGTGTCCTGGCCCGAATTGAAACAGGTGGGACGTACAGGCGTGCCGGTGACGACCGCGAGCCTTCGGAGCGCTGGCGCGGGGAGGGCGACGAAGGTTGCGAGCTCCCCGAACTCGGCGCCGCCCCCCGACGGGAAGCGGAGGACGCCGGTCCGGAGGCGCAccggctcctgcggcggcggcggcggcgggcggtccCCCGGGAGCGAGTCGAGGAGCGCCTGCGTGGAGGCGAGCACCAGCGGCTTCCTCCGCTGCGGCCTCTCCACCATGGCtgcctggctgctgctgctgctgggctggCCTGTTGCGGCCGCGACGGGCGCCCGGTGgtgggtgagagagagagagagagcttgaCTTGAGGTCCCGGTCCAGGAAGATGGAGCAGTAGCTGGGTAGCTGCACAGCCAAGTTCAGACCTCGATGAATTTGATGCGATTTGTTAAGTTTGTAGGATAAAAGCAGTTGCAGAGGTCGCGGATTGAGCAAATTGGCAAATTCTGCTCCTGCTCATCGCTCGAATTTGGACGCGGAAGACAAATAAACAGGAATTTGAAGCGAATATGATGGAACGCTTTGAAAATTTCAGTTTGGTTGGTTCGTTCGTGAAAGCCCCAAATATCTGAAGATCGATGATGACCCCCACCGCACGCCGCCACGATGCACATGCATCCCAGCCCAGCCCAAGTAGAACAGAGCTTTCTGGCCTAAGCCCAATAGGTAAAGTCGGAGCTGAACAGATCGTCGAACAGGCCCACCACCGCTTGCCAGGCTGGTTGATGCTGGGAGCTGGCGGTGCGAAAGCCCAACGACTCCAACAAAGCACATGCAACGcgcgcctctctccctctgtaTATCGGGCGAGCAGAGCTGCCGTAGCAAGCCCTCTTATAGGATTCTGTATTTTGATTTGAGATCTAAAACTGGCCAAATAAATCGGTTTATATGTATTTTTTTTCGAAAcgaggcctcccccagttccaTTCAAGAACAAAATTACTCTGTGTAGGGAGCAGAGATGAAGGAGGGAAGGGGGCAAGCCCATGTTTTTCTAGCCTGACTTTCAAGCAAGAAAGTTCAGCGGGAAGAAGCCTAACACTAGGATTTCTAGGTAGACCGATGGTTCAGAGTATAAAGAGAAACATATTATAGACCAAAATAAACGCCACAACATGGTGGACGCACAGTACTGAAGTCCAGGAGGCGATAGAAGGAAACAGGCATCATCAGTCTTCCTCAGTTTCCTCGACTGTAGGGGTAGGCGGGGCCGGAAGCATTCTTGGGGCCGCCGTACCTTGAAGCGCCAGGGCCCGATGAGCACATGCGAGAAGAGTCCTGACTCCTCCAGCAACCCCACCTGCACCTCCACCTTTTGCAAATATGTCCAATATTTTAGAAAAACACAAGCATGTATTAAGATCTCAGCCGGATGCCGAATTATTTTGTTATCAAAGATAGCTTTGTTTCTGCACTTCCAAATCGCTCGGCTGATAGCTGCAAAGCCAAAATCGGTTTATATGTATGATCTAGTCGAATTTATTGTGGGGATAATCTTTTTGttgtaaaataattttttaattgttctaaataaaaaaaattctgcaACAAACAAACAGTTCCGTTTTGCATAATGATTTGACTATCAATCAAACATGTAACTTCCAACAATTGTTCATATTTCGGCATGATGTGTTGTACACTTGTACTCACTCCCCGTATCTCCCAACTCCCCTGCAGCGGCAGCGGAAAACGAGAGGCAACTATCTGTCGCCTCACCTGTCTGTCCCTCCCGGAACGACCACCGGCATGGCATGCGAAAATGGTGCCGCCTCATGCCCTCTGATGCATCCGCCGACAACGCTGACGAAGAGGTTTCCGCATCCTGAAGAGCCcaactgaaagtctgaaacttCGATTTTCAGCAGCTGATCCAGAAAGAAGAAACAGTGTGTGATGATTAGTCCACGTGCCCCGCCGCCCCTGGAATGGAATGGCCGGGCCATCTCTGTTCTGCCTccgcgcgcaggcggcgtgCGGGGGAGGCGTCAAGCCGAAGGCAGTGCGAGTACGTAGCACCTAAACCCGACAGGGATGTCGCCGTGAATGCGGGTCTCGACGGCCACCTGGCGCATGTTATGGGCGTGAATGTTTCATGCCGTCGATTGGCCCACCAACGAGGCTATGGGCCGCAGAGCCGAACGCCTCCGTCCCGTCCCAAGGAAGAAGAACTACAGCTGGACAGCATGGGCTCAGCCCAGCCCAGAGAATTCTCTCAGGGGCTCACATAGCATCCTACTTACGGCCCATCCGAGACGtgatgatactttagtttgtagttacgtagtagtaaattagtttagaaaattagttctacgcatttattattacaattgcagtactattagagacgtgtttataaattaattatgatttagaatagaatttggcatatgcagtatagaatttgagtgtcatcacgtatttatgaatacttatacgttgtagttgaatttcatacttagtttttacggattattgaataaggtagtgaagtaaagagtataactcgataagtattatgtgatatacagatatgtcgagcaagatgcagtttcaagtattttatgatGAATACAAtattatgtatgggccaaatggagtagatctttctgcatttaagcgcacatctagcggcatagataaacctctggaaaagagttttggttccatatgtaagtggctgcagcgtgggttccatgttgatccgttgacacatgtgatcactgtccagtctcttgttaattgggaggtagatagtg
This sequence is a window from Panicum virgatum strain AP13 chromosome 7K, P.virgatum_v5, whole genome shotgun sequence. Protein-coding genes within it:
- the LOC120641790 gene encoding peroxisome biogenesis protein 6-like isoform X1; protein product: MVERPQRRKPLVLASTQALLDSLPGDRPPPPPPQEPVRLRTGVLRFPSGGGAEFGELATFVALPAPALRRLAVVTGTPVLVKNADNNVGRIVKAILLDHPSLDESGTEQTDHAASASPHGRAMGILPFRSFPATGFASVDEDIAYVSPLLAFNLGLHVSCLKLLIQKGQEPFKFCSRSEELHSASNAGSDLSLHLDLLPCAQVPKYASHLRISVVRIPECGVLASLKINSSFGESDYQDMVDQALNEYFKFDRFLARGDVFCIRNNWNCGMSSCLACNRQDDNLRPRNMIYFKVTSMEPSDEPILRVNCNETALVLGGAASAAIPPYSFFAASGDPLPLHGEIVEHLASIIAPALCPSDILPKIKFSTFIYGPSGCGKRTVVRHVASHLGLHVVECSCHDLMTSSESGAPAALTAAFKESQKYSPCIMLLRHFDAIGNASSNEDPESEQSGIASNIESVIKQYTGQSWVATDSMPGRDVNGSSYPVEPEYVSSLQIILVATADSSEGMQQSIRRCFRHEIDMKTMNEEQRKKLISETLQGIATVADESIDDKFVKDLAAQTSGFMSRDILALVADSGVSFAHKIAAEKDSKGISDHEEILPESSSATQNEEIHFCKEDILCSLERAKKRNRAALGTPKVPNVKWEDVGGLEEVKKVILDTIQLPLMYKHLFSSKLRKRSGVLLYGPPGTGKTLLAKAVATECSLNFLSVKGPELINMYVGESEKNVRDIFEKARSARPCVIFFDELDSLAPARGSSADSGGVMDRVVSQLLVEIDGLSDNSQDLFIIGATNRPDLLDSALLRPGRFDKLLYVGVITDASYRERILKAQTRKYKLHSNVSLLSVAQRCPPNFTGADIYALCADAWFHAAKRSVKTFEIDPSRNNDASAEEVIVEIDDFMTVLGDISPSLSLEELQNYEQLRQKIEGPSR
- the LOC120641789 gene encoding auxin-responsive protein SAUR15-like, translated to MNCWKRKISYGASGRGGGREEMRERLIQHQQQEGGGGCVPRGCVAVVVGGEEEPEERVVVEVRALAQPCVRALLEMAEREFGYAQKGVLRIPCAAAEFRRAVAADSHRRR
- the LOC120641790 gene encoding peroxisome biogenesis protein 6-like isoform X2 is translated as MLTIMSGELLKQYYLITHLLTSLGQNRLIMRHLPLLMVVLWINSSFGESDYQDMVDQALNEYFKFDRFLARGDVFCIRNNWNCGMSSCLACNRQDDNLRPRNMIYFKVTSMEPSDEPILRVNCNETALVLGGAASAAIPPYSFFAASGDPLPLHGEIVEHLASIIAPALCPSDILPKIKFSTFIYGPSGCGKRTVVRHVASHLGLHVVECSCHDLMTSSESGAPAALTAAFKESQKYSPCIMLLRHFDAIGNASSNEDPESEQSGIASNIESVIKQYTGQSWVATDSMPGRDVNGSSYPVEPEYVSSLQIILVATADSSEGMQQSIRRCFRHEIDMKTMNEEQRKKLISETLQGIATVADESIDDKFVKDLAAQTSGFMSRDILALVADSGVSFAHKIAAEKDSKGISDHEEILPESSSATQNEEIHFCKEDILCSLERAKKRNRAALGTPKVPNVKWEDVGGLEEVKKVILDTIQLPLMYKHLFSSKLRKRSGVLLYGPPGTGKTLLAKAVATECSLNFLSVKGPELINMYVGESEKNVRDIFEKARSARPCVIFFDELDSLAPARGSSADSGGVMDRVVSQLLVEIDGLSDNSQDLFIIGATNRPDLLDSALLRPGRFDKLLYVGVITDASYRERILKAQTRKYKLHSNVSLLSVAQRCPPNFTGADIYALCADAWFHAAKRSVKTFEIDPSRNNDASAEEVIVEIDDFMTVLGDISPSLSLEELQNYEQLRQKIEGPSR